A single region of the Buchnera aphidicola (Pseudoregma panicola) genome encodes:
- a CDS encoding enoyl-ACP reductase FabI: MKNTNLLFNKKILIMGIRNKFSIAYGIAKSMIFHKANLAITYFNNKDKKFVKNFAKKNNCKIVLKCDVFSDDSIQNLFFKLSKYWKKLDGLVHSIAFAPSIQFSKNYLDIIDRRSFLLSHEISSYSFVALSKECKNMLNKNSSLLTISYLGSNMVVPNYNVMGPAKASLESNVKYIDYYFKKYDIRANAISISPMRTTSSYSIKNFFKIYNSSKKKVLNKNNINIFQIGNIASFLCSDMSIGISGQIIHTNNGLNNIF; the protein is encoded by the coding sequence ATGAAAAATACAAATTTACTTTTTAACAAAAAAATTTTAATAATGGGAATTAGAAACAAATTTTCAATAGCATACGGAATTGCTAAATCTATGATATTTCATAAAGCAAATTTAGCTATCACATATTTTAATAATAAAGATAAAAAATTTGTAAAAAATTTTGCAAAAAAAAATAACTGTAAAATAGTTTTGAAATGCGACGTATTTAGTGATGATAGTATACAAAATTTATTTTTTAAATTATCAAAGTATTGGAAAAAATTAGATGGATTAGTACATTCTATTGCATTCGCTCCATCTATACAATTTTCTAAAAATTATCTGGATATAATAGATAGAAGAAGTTTTCTTTTATCTCATGAAATAAGTTCTTATAGTTTTGTTGCTTTATCTAAAGAATGTAAAAATATGTTAAATAAAAATTCTTCTTTATTAACAATATCTTATTTAGGATCTAATATGGTAGTACCAAACTACAATGTAATGGGGCCAGCTAAAGCATCTTTAGAATCTAATGTAAAATATATAGATTATTATTTTAAAAAATATGATATAAGAGCTAATGCTATTTCAATAAGTCCAATGAGAACAACATCTTCATATTCAATAAAAAATTTTTTTAAAATTTATAATAGTTCTAAAAAAAAAGTATTAAATAAAAATAATATAAACATTTTTCAAATAGGAAATATAGCTTCTTTTTTATGTTCTGATATGTCTATTGGAATATCAGGTCAAATAATTCATACAAATAATGGTTTAAATAATATTTTTTAG
- the lepA gene encoding translation elongation factor 4, translated as MKNIRNFSIVAHIDHGKSTLSDRIIQICNGLPKREMKNRILDSMELERERGITIKAQSVSLQYKSISGKKFLLNLIDTPGHVNFSYEVSRSLYACEGVLLIIDSTQGVEAQTLANCRFALKMKLKIIPVLNKIDLPTSNISKSIKQIEEIIGITSKNYIKCSAKTGKGIIELLEKIIRFIPHPNGCNKHKLQALIIDSWFDNYLGVIILIRIKNGILFENSKIKIINTGYIFKVEKVGIFTPKKIYKKCLKSGEIGWAICGTKNISSISVGNTITNFNNEEKIFVEKINKINPQIYISLFPIKSEKYKMLKDGIKKLSLNDNALHYETEHSNVLGFGFRCGFVGLLHMEIIKERLEREYYVDIISTSPNVIYKIFTKKNKVLYVDNPSKFPEKQYIKYIEEPFSKCTILSPIKFFGKIINLCIEKRGKQIKTKYFDNQVCMIYQIPTSEIIIDFFDRLKSISKGYASLEYKFLKYKKSDVVKLDILINSEKIDPLSHIIYNNNINNFSKKILKKIKETISRHQFNISIQACIGNKIIAKENIKQLRKNVLSKCYGGDITRKKKLLQKQKYGKKKLKKVGKINMSQETFFSILKK; from the coding sequence ATGAAAAATATAAGAAATTTTTCTATTGTAGCTCATATAGATCATGGAAAATCTACTTTATCAGATAGAATTATTCAGATATGTAATGGATTACCTAAAAGAGAAATGAAAAATAGAATTTTAGATTCTATGGAACTAGAAAGAGAAAGAGGAATTACTATAAAAGCTCAGAGTGTTTCATTACAATACAAATCTATATCTGGTAAAAAATTTCTCTTAAATTTAATAGATACACCAGGACATGTAAATTTTTCTTATGAAGTATCTAGATCTTTATATGCATGCGAAGGAGTATTATTAATAATAGATTCTACTCAAGGGGTTGAAGCTCAAACTCTAGCTAATTGTAGATTTGCATTAAAAATGAAATTAAAAATTATACCAGTACTAAATAAAATTGATTTACCAACTTCAAATATATCAAAATCTATAAAACAAATAGAAGAAATAATAGGCATTACATCAAAAAATTACATAAAATGTTCTGCAAAAACAGGAAAAGGAATTATAGAATTATTAGAAAAAATTATAAGATTTATACCACATCCTAATGGATGTAATAAACATAAATTACAAGCGTTAATAATAGATTCATGGTTTGATAATTATTTAGGAGTAATAATTTTAATAAGAATAAAAAATGGAATTTTATTTGAAAATTCTAAAATAAAAATAATAAATACTGGATATATTTTTAAAGTGGAAAAAGTTGGAATTTTTACTCCTAAAAAAATTTATAAGAAATGTTTAAAATCAGGAGAAATAGGATGGGCAATATGTGGAACTAAAAACATTTCTTCTATATCAGTAGGTAACACTATAACTAATTTTAATAATGAAGAAAAAATTTTTGTAGAAAAAATTAATAAAATAAATCCTCAAATATATATAAGCTTGTTTCCTATTAAATCTGAAAAATACAAAATGTTAAAAGATGGAATTAAGAAATTGAGTTTGAATGATAATGCTTTACATTATGAAACTGAGCATTCTAATGTTTTAGGATTTGGTTTTAGATGTGGATTTGTTGGTTTGTTACATATGGAAATAATAAAGGAAAGACTAGAAAGAGAATATTATGTAGATATAATATCTACATCTCCTAATGTAATATATAAAATATTTACTAAAAAAAATAAAGTTTTATATGTAGATAACCCTTCTAAATTTCCAGAAAAACAATATATAAAATATATAGAAGAACCTTTTTCTAAATGTACTATTTTATCTCCAATAAAATTTTTTGGTAAAATAATAAATTTATGTATAGAAAAAAGAGGTAAACAAATAAAAACAAAATATTTTGATAATCAAGTTTGTATGATATATCAAATACCTACATCTGAAATAATTATTGATTTTTTTGATCGATTAAAATCTATTTCTAAAGGATATGCTTCTTTAGAATACAAATTTTTAAAATATAAAAAATCGGATGTAGTAAAATTAGACATATTAATAAATTCAGAAAAAATTGATCCTCTTTCTCATATTATTTATAATAATAATATAAATAATTTTTCTAAAAAAATATTAAAAAAAATAAAAGAAACTATTTCTAGACATCAATTTAACATTTCTATACAAGCTTGTATTGGAAATAAAATAATTGCTAAAGAAAATATAAAACAATTAAGAAAAAATGTATTATCTAAATGTTATGGTGGCGATATAACTAGAAAAAAAAAATTATTACAAAAACAAAAATATGGTAAAAAAAAATTGAAAAAAGTAGGTAAAATAAATATGTCTCAAGAAACGTTTTTTTCAATTTTAAAAAAATAA
- the mnmA gene encoding tRNA 2-thiouridine(34) synthase MnmA → MKKKKVIIAMSGGVDSSVSAWLLKKKYDVEGLFMKNWEGNDKKNFCSYKKDIEDVKNVCNIINIPFHKINFSIEYWEKVFKKFLHELKKGNTPNPDILCNKEIKFNTFLEFSTKKLKADFIATGHYAKLTCINGDFFLKKGTDKEKDQSYFLYTLKKKQLKKILFPIGNMKKEKVRLIARKLKMPTANKKDSTGICFIGPKNFQKFLKKYIPTKIGKIFTISGKFIGKHNGFHNYTLGQRRKIGNIKKNNEIDCSPIYIVKKNIKKNVLIVSRGFNNPYLMSKGMLIYKINFLVKININQNFFCSVKIRHQKKVFNCLTKLENKNLLRVIFEYPISSITPGQSAVFYIYNICLGGGIILKQIPLVKFY, encoded by the coding sequence ATGAAAAAAAAAAAAGTTATAATTGCTATGTCTGGAGGAGTGGATTCTTCAGTATCGGCTTGGTTATTAAAAAAAAAATATGATGTAGAAGGATTGTTTATGAAAAATTGGGAAGGAAATGATAAAAAAAATTTTTGTTCTTATAAAAAAGACATAGAAGATGTAAAAAATGTTTGTAATATAATTAATATTCCATTTCATAAAATAAATTTTTCAATAGAATATTGGGAAAAAGTATTTAAAAAATTTTTACATGAATTAAAAAAAGGAAATACTCCAAATCCAGATATTTTATGTAATAAAGAAATAAAATTTAATACTTTTTTAGAATTTTCTACAAAAAAACTAAAAGCTGATTTTATAGCAACAGGTCATTATGCGAAATTAACGTGTATTAATGGAGATTTTTTTTTAAAAAAAGGAACAGATAAAGAAAAAGATCAAAGTTATTTTCTATATACATTAAAAAAAAAACAATTAAAAAAAATTTTATTTCCAATAGGAAATATGAAAAAAGAAAAAGTTAGATTAATAGCTAGAAAGTTAAAAATGCCTACAGCAAATAAAAAAGATTCAACAGGAATATGCTTTATAGGTCCTAAAAATTTTCAAAAATTTTTAAAAAAGTATATTCCAACAAAAATAGGAAAAATATTTACAATTTCTGGAAAATTTATTGGAAAACATAATGGATTTCATAATTATACTTTAGGACAAAGAAGAAAAATAGGTAATATAAAAAAAAATAATGAAATAGATTGTTCTCCTATATATATTGTAAAAAAAAATATAAAAAAAAATGTTTTAATAGTTTCTAGAGGATTTAATAATCCATATTTAATGTCTAAAGGAATGTTAATATATAAAATCAACTTTTTAGTTAAAATTAATATTAATCAAAATTTTTTCTGCTCAGTAAAAATAAGACATCAAAAAAAAGTTTTTAATTGTTTAACAAAATTAGAAAATAAAAATTTATTAAGAGTAATATTTGAATATCCTATTTCTTCTATAACTCCTGGTCAATCTGCTGTTTTTTATATTTATAATATATGTTTAGGCGGTGGAATAATTTTAAAACAAATTCCATTAGTAAAATTTTATTAA